The Cuculus canorus isolate bCucCan1 unplaced genomic scaffold, bCucCan1.pri scaffold_113_arrow_ctg1, whole genome shotgun sequence genome window below encodes:
- the LOC128850600 gene encoding olfactory receptor 14A16-like: MSNSSSITPFFLLAFADTRELQLLHFWLFLGIYLAALLGNGLIITTIACDHQLHTPMYFFLLNLSLLDLGSISTTVPKSMANSLWDNRIISHSGCVSQVFLLVFFISAEYFLLTIMSYDRYVAICKPLHYGTLLGSRACVHMAAAAWGAGFLNALLHTANTFSLPLCQGNAVEQFFCEIPQILKLSCSRSDLREVGLLDVSACLLFGCFVFIVVSYVQIFRAVLRIPSEQGRHKAFSTCLPHLAVVSLFVSTGTFAYLKPPSGSSPPLDLLVSVLYSVVPPALNPLIYSLRNQQLKDAVWKLITRWFSKAMNCSSPSA; this comes from the coding sequence atgtccaacagcagctccatcaccccgTTCttcctcctggcattcgcagacacacgggagctgcagctcttgcacttctggctcttcctgggcatctacctggctgccctccttGGCAATGGactcatcatcaccaccattgCCTGTGACCACCAactccacacccccatgtacttcttcctcctcaacctctctcttcttgacctgggatccatttccaccactgtccccaaatccatggccaattccctctgggaTAACAGGATCATCTCCCACTCAGGATGTGTTTCTCAAGtctttctgcttgtctttttcatttcagcagagtattttctcctcaccatcatgtcctacgaccgctacgttgccatctgcaaacccctgcactacgggaccctcctgggcagcagagcttgtgtccacatggcagcagctgcctggggcgctgggtttctcaatgctctgctgcacacggccaatacattttccctgcccctctgccagggcaatgctgtggaacagttcttctgtgaaatccctcagatcctcaagctctcctgctcacgCTCTGACCTCAGGGAGGTTGGGCTTCTTGATGTCAGTGCCTGTTTAttgtttggctgttttgttttcattgtggtgtcctacgtgcagatcttcagggcagtgctgaggatcccctcagagcagggacggcacaaagccttttccacgtgcctccctcacctggccgtggtctccctCTTTGTCAGCACTGGAACatttgcctacctgaagcccCCCTCTGGCTCCTCTCCAcccttggacctgctggtgtcagttctgtactcagtggtgcctccagcactgaaccccctcatctacagcttgaggaaccagcagctcaaggatgcagtgtggaaactgataaCTCGATGGTTCTCTAAAGCAATGAACTGCTCATCACCTTCTGCATAG